The genomic DNA CAGTTATGGAGGCTGCGACATTTATTTTGCAAAAAAAACAGGAAATCGCTGGAGCGAAGCAATCAATATTGGCGAACCTGTGAACAGCAGATATTGGGAATCCCAACCTTCTATTTCATCAGATGGCAGAACTTTATATTTTGTGAGTAACCGTCCGGGCGGAAAAGGCGGAATGGACATTTGGAAATCGTACATCAACGATCATGGCAGATTTAGCAAACCGGAAAACCTTGGCGACTCGATAAATACAAGAGGTACAGAATCAGGGCCATTTATTCATCCAGACAATCAAACATTATATTTTGCTTCCGATGCTTGGCTCGGAATGGGCGGTTTAGATCTTTATGTTAGCAGAAAAGGTGTAACTAATCAGTGGAAACGCCCCGACAATTTGGGCTATCCTATTAATACTCATAAAGATGAAGAATTCCTAATTGTAAATGCAAAAGGGAATCTCGCATATTTTTCATCGAATAGAGAAGGAAGCCGTGGAAAAGATATTTACAATTTCGAATTGTACGACGAAGCTCAACCCTTTCAGGTTACTTATGTAAAAGGAAAAGTTTTCGATGCAGTTACGAACGAAAAACTCAAAGCAAAATTTGAATTGATAGACTTAGAAACATCAAAATTGGTAATGGAAGCATTTTCGCACAACAAAACCGGCGAGTTTCTGGTTTGCCTTCCTGTGAACAAAAACTATGCTCTGAATGTTTCAAAAACAGGCTATTTATTTTACTCAGAAAATTTTTCATTAAAAAATCCTGAAAACCCGTCCGAAACATTTTTGATGGATATTCCATTGCAACCAATTCGCGAAGGAGCAATAGTGGTTTTAAAAAATATTTTTTACGAAACCGATAAATACGATTTAAAACCAGAATCGAAAGCCGAATTATCAAAATTGATTTCGTTTTTAAATAAAAATCCGAAAGTAAATATTGAAATCAGCGGACATACTGATAATATTGGTGAAGATGATTATAATATAAAACTTTCGAGAAACAGAGCATTATCAGTTTATAATTATCTGACTGAAAATGAAATTAGTAATACCCGATTAAGCTATGAAGGTTATGGTGAAAATTC from Bacteroidota bacterium includes the following:
- a CDS encoding OmpA family protein; amino-acid sequence: MKTKLLIISFLLVSICLFAQEKYSTSSKKAIKQFEKALMSYDMRQNHKAIQQLKAAIEIDAGFIEAYLLMADIYNESGEFEKEIQTYYNVLPFNPDYSAKTYLNLALSELMIGHYEDAKSNFETFLDYEATKTKFRKMAKEGIKRCTFAMKLMENPVPFHPLNLGENANTKFDDYMPSLSADEQTLVFSVDLPVDKNIYPSGRNEFGNSTHEDFYISYKKDSVWTPSKNIGKPVNTYGNEGAQTLSANGMYMFFTACQKADSYGGCDIYFAKKTGNRWSEAINIGEPVNSRYWESQPSISSDGRTLYFVSNRPGGKGGMDIWKSYINDHGRFSKPENLGDSINTRGTESGPFIHPDNQTLYFASDAWLGMGGLDLYVSRKGVTNQWKRPDNLGYPINTHKDEEFLIVNAKGNLAYFSSNREGSRGKDIYNFELYDEAQPFQVTYVKGKVFDAVTNEKLKAKFELIDLETSKLVMEAFSHNKTGEFLVCLPVNKNYALNVSKTGYLFYSENFSLKNPENPSETFLMDIPLQPIREGAIVVLKNIFYETDKYDLKPESKAELSKLISFLNKNPKVNIEISGHTDNIGEDDYNIKLSRNRALSVYNYLTENEISNTRLSYEGYGENSPVASNETEKGRAQNRRTEFKIVK